In one Sulfuricella sp. genomic region, the following are encoded:
- the epsI gene encoding exosortase-associated protein EpsI, B-type, which yields MKAISAKHFIIGLCMLTAAGLAMALKPTARIADKAPSIDLETMIPKQFGDWTIDKAVMPLLANPETEALLSRIYNQTLSRTYTNARGERIMLSIAYGGDQSNAMQVHKPEVCYPAQGFEILKNSTATFSTGSGVIPVRRLVATQGQRIEPITYWTTIGDAVAVNSVKWKLNQLKYGLTGKIPDGLLFRVSSIQSDDTAAYKMQEDFARALLGALTPSGRQRLIGHPAPTT from the coding sequence ATGAAAGCCATTAGCGCCAAGCATTTCATCATCGGTCTTTGCATGCTTACCGCAGCTGGCCTGGCCATGGCACTCAAACCCACTGCCCGTATTGCCGACAAGGCGCCGTCAATCGACCTGGAAACAATGATTCCCAAACAATTCGGGGATTGGACAATAGACAAAGCCGTCATGCCGTTGCTGGCCAATCCCGAAACAGAAGCGCTACTCAGCAGGATTTACAACCAGACGTTGTCACGCACCTATACCAATGCACGTGGTGAACGCATCATGCTGTCGATTGCTTACGGTGGCGATCAGAGCAATGCCATGCAGGTCCATAAACCGGAAGTATGCTATCCGGCACAGGGTTTCGAGATACTGAAAAACAGCACCGCCACTTTCTCCACCGGGAGCGGTGTCATCCCTGTCAGACGGCTGGTTGCCACGCAGGGACAAAGAATCGAACCCATTACCTATTGGACCACGATTGGTGACGCTGTCGCGGTCAATAGCGTGAAGTGGAAGCTCAACCAGCTGAAATACGGTCTTACCGGAAAAATCCCGGATGGCCTGTTGTTCAGGGTATCCAGCATACAGTCCGATGACACTGCGGCTTACAAAATGCAGGAAGATTTCGCCCGGGCGTTGCTGGGTGCGCTGACACCCAGCGGAAGGCAACGCCTTATCGGCCACCCGGCCCCAACCACCTAA
- the gmd gene encoding GDP-mannose 4,6-dehydratase codes for MKKIALITGITGQDGAYLAEFLLKKGYEVHGIKRRTSLFNTDRIDHLYQDPHEKDRRFVLHHGDMTDSSSLVRIIQQVQPDEIYNLAAQSHVAVSFEEPEYTANSDALGTLRVLEAVRILGLEKKTRFYQASTSELYGLVQETPQKETTPFYPRSPYAVAKLYAYWITVNYREAYGMYACNGILFNHESPVRGETFVTRKITRALARIKLGLQDALYLGNLDAKRDWGHAKDYVEMQWLMLQQDKPEDFVIATGVQYSVRDFVNAAAKELGMQIRWEGEGVDEKGYWENRADFHPSPLTPHPSPVVAVDPRYFRPTEVETLLGDPTKAKEKLGWTPKVTFDELVAEMVREDLKAAERDELVKKNGYSVLNCHE; via the coding sequence ATGAAAAAAATTGCGCTTATCACCGGCATCACCGGTCAGGACGGTGCCTACCTGGCAGAATTCCTGTTGAAAAAAGGCTACGAAGTTCACGGCATCAAGCGCCGTACCTCGCTTTTCAATACGGATCGCATCGACCATCTTTACCAGGATCCGCACGAAAAAGACCGCCGCTTCGTCCTGCACCACGGCGACATGACCGACTCCAGCAGCCTGGTCCGCATCATCCAGCAAGTCCAGCCGGACGAAATCTACAACCTGGCCGCGCAAAGCCATGTCGCGGTATCGTTCGAAGAGCCCGAATACACCGCCAACTCCGACGCCCTGGGCACCCTGCGCGTGCTCGAAGCGGTCCGTATCCTCGGCCTGGAGAAAAAGACCCGCTTCTATCAGGCCTCCACCTCCGAACTCTACGGCCTGGTGCAGGAAACCCCGCAAAAGGAAACCACCCCGTTCTATCCCCGCTCCCCCTACGCGGTCGCCAAGCTCTACGCCTACTGGATCACCGTCAACTATCGCGAAGCCTACGGCATGTATGCCTGCAACGGCATCCTGTTTAACCACGAATCCCCGGTCCGGGGTGAAACCTTCGTCACCCGCAAAATCACCCGCGCCCTGGCGCGCATCAAACTCGGCCTGCAGGATGCGCTCTATCTCGGCAACCTGGACGCCAAGCGCGACTGGGGCCACGCCAAGGACTACGTCGAAATGCAGTGGCTCATGCTGCAACAGGACAAGCCGGAAGACTTCGTCATTGCCACCGGCGTGCAATACAGCGTGCGCGATTTCGTCAATGCCGCCGCCAAGGAACTGGGCATGCAGATCCGCTGGGAAGGCGAAGGAGTGGATGAAAAAGGCTACTGGGAAAACCGCGCCGATTTTCACCCCTCACCCCTCACCCCTCACCCCTCACCTGTCGTCGCCGTCGATCCGCGCTACTTCCGCCCCACCGAGGTTGAAACCCTGCTCGGCGACCCCACCAAGGCCAAGGAAAAACTTGGCTGGACCCCCAAAGTCACCTTCGATGAACTGGTGGCCGAAATGGTGCGCGAAGACCTGAAAGCCGCCGAGCGGGATGAACTGGTCAAGAAGAACGGCTATTCTGTCCTGAATTGCCACGAGTAA